A genome region from Clostridium pasteurianum includes the following:
- a CDS encoding ABC transporter permease: protein MNFFRMVFSNCIRYLKNFKNILVMFILPVILVNSMNVFSNNLVSDDSSYKTAIINLDKGYRANEFIKSLGIRDVYHSKTEALQKLKQYKYYAVYELPQNFSESVNKGVKPTINSYKTKNSNAEAVFESKLELKLNNIIADNISNEKHPNSISIKYNRKIENKSYNSDTFTLLYLMLAFSMILSIDLLRLKKDKVIERLTVTGNSTYSIMLSIYISMFIVQMILYSMAFFVISIVFRHNFSEFGIVILNIGLMSILCIGIEIMLSRMFKTDMLISVVGAMIALMMMFSSGISESSMGTNIIKFKKLNPFYWVIDSVEKSRIFPNAIIIVLMSVVLFTFGGFQYFEFAHREKE from the coding sequence TTGAATTTTTTTAGAATGGTATTTTCAAATTGTATACGGTATTTAAAAAATTTTAAAAATATATTAGTGATGTTTATTCTTCCTGTAATTTTAGTGAATTCAATGAATGTTTTTAGTAATAATTTGGTTAGTGATGACAGTAGTTACAAGACAGCCATAATAAATTTGGATAAAGGATATCGTGCAAATGAATTTATTAAAAGTTTGGGAATAAGGGATGTTTATCACAGTAAAACTGAAGCACTTCAAAAACTAAAACAGTATAAATACTATGCGGTATATGAATTGCCACAAAACTTTTCAGAAAGTGTAAATAAGGGTGTGAAGCCTACCATAAATTCATATAAAACTAAGAACAGTAATGCTGAAGCTGTTTTTGAAAGCAAGTTAGAACTAAAATTAAATAATATAATAGCCGATAATATATCGAATGAAAAACACCCAAATAGTATAAGTATAAAATATAATAGGAAAATAGAAAATAAAAGTTACAACAGTGATACATTTACTCTTCTATATTTAATGTTGGCTTTTTCTATGATTTTAAGTATAGATTTGTTAAGACTTAAAAAGGATAAAGTGATTGAAAGGCTTACAGTAACAGGTAATAGTACATATTCTATAATGTTAAGTATTTATATTTCTATGTTTATTGTTCAAATGATTTTATATTCAATGGCTTTTTTTGTGATTTCTATAGTATTTAGACATAATTTCAGCGAATTTGGTATAGTAATTTTAAATATTGGGCTTATGAGCATATTGTGTATTGGAATAGAAATTATGCTATCTAGAATGTTTAAAACAGATATGCTTATATCAGTAGTTGGAGCAATGATTGCTTTAATGATGATGTTTTCAAGTGGTATTAGTGAAAGCAGCATGGGTACCAATATAATAAAATTTAAGAAGTTAAATCCATTTTATTGGGTTATAGACAGTGTGGAGAAATCTAGAATATTTCCCAATGCTATTATAATAGTATTAATGTCAGTAGTACTATTTACATTTGGTGGTTTTCAATATTTTGAATTTGCACATAGAGAAAAAGAATAA
- a CDS encoding SAM-dependent methyltransferase, which translates to MDTNKIFYKTLFKGLFSDPCEVKYWDGDTEKYGDGDPKFRIIFYEPIPKGDVIRDPSMTLGEAYMDKKLDIEGNVQDVIESLYNNKDSFISNGEKYSKLIKILPNTIRKSKNDIKYHYDIGNDFYKLWLDKTMTYSCGYFKSENDTLEEAQNNKVEHILKKLSIKKDNTLLDIGCGWGNLIIKAAKEYGAKALGVTLSEEQFKACKERIKKEGLEGRVDVILQDYREIKNRTFDRIVSVGMIEHVGKKNIHEYFEAINKLLNNGGISLLHCITGIKNGGTNTWINNYIFPGGYVPAIRELIDNIAEQNFYIVDVESLRRHYGRTLENWTRNFENSIDEVRKMKDERFIRMWRMYLNACAASFNCGNIDIHQFLFTKGINNDIPWTRKYMYK; encoded by the coding sequence ATGGATACAAATAAAATATTTTATAAGACATTATTTAAGGGACTTTTTTCTGACCCATGTGAAGTTAAATATTGGGATGGAGATACAGAAAAATATGGCGATGGTGATCCAAAATTCAGAATAATTTTCTATGAGCCCATACCTAAGGGAGATGTTATAAGAGATCCGAGTATGACATTAGGTGAAGCATATATGGACAAAAAATTAGATATTGAAGGAAATGTACAAGATGTTATAGAATCCCTTTATAATAATAAAGATAGTTTTATAAGTAATGGAGAGAAATATTCAAAGCTTATTAAAATTTTACCTAACACAATCAGAAAGAGCAAAAATGATATAAAATATCACTATGATATAGGAAATGATTTTTATAAATTATGGCTTGATAAAACTATGACATATTCATGTGGATATTTTAAATCTGAGAATGATACTTTAGAAGAAGCCCAAAATAACAAGGTAGAACATATATTAAAGAAATTATCAATTAAAAAGGACAATACTTTGCTTGATATAGGATGTGGTTGGGGAAATCTTATAATAAAAGCAGCCAAAGAATATGGAGCTAAAGCCCTTGGTGTAACTTTAAGTGAAGAACAATTTAAAGCTTGCAAAGAAAGAATAAAAAAAGAAGGACTTGAGGGCAGAGTAGATGTAATACTTCAAGATTATAGAGAAATAAAAAATAGAACTTTTGATAGAATAGTAAGTGTTGGAATGATAGAACATGTGGGTAAAAAGAATATACATGAATATTTTGAAGCTATTAATAAACTTTTAAATAATGGTGGTATCTCACTTCTTCACTGTATAACTGGAATTAAAAATGGTGGAACAAATACTTGGATAAATAATTACATTTTTCCTGGTGGATATGTACCTGCCATTAGAGAATTAATTGATAACATTGCTGAGCAGAATTTTTATATAGTAGATGTTGAAAGTTTAAGAAGACATTATGGACGAACTCTTGAAAATTGGACAAGGAATTTTGAGAATTCCATTGATGAAGTTAGAAAGATGAAAGATGAAAGATTTATAAGAATGTGGAGAATGTATCTTAATGCTTGTGCAGCGTCTTTTAACTGCGGTAATATTGATATACATCAATTCTTATTCACCAAAGGGATTAACAATGATATTCCATGGACAAGGAAATATATGTATAAATAA
- a CDS encoding DUF6263 family protein: MKIKRIAIGMCVLLSVITLNGCGSKDTVLKLGVKEGDRYTLQRVDNSKFTINMLNKDMSVEDKENYDMSINVRNVDNDGNVILNYKYKRINMEYNTYSGNIAYNSEKKDSNNPLNTIYDNIMKQDCTITLNKNGKVLYMHGVDGMINNLVQKAKLDDNTREITRTCLNENFSDDSVKKYIEDTMNYTNGNKIKQGDKWTKKSSLKKSVDMNIISKYTFNSEKDGLINLSEKDTISSGEKAKKIYLNDLKAEVDLKGNGNGKLSIDKKTGLIHNTQIKYDISGFITFLEDSNAGILQDIKAPVNFTEDVNYKITK, encoded by the coding sequence ATGAAAATAAAAAGAATAGCTATAGGTATGTGTGTGCTATTATCAGTTATTACGTTAAATGGATGCGGGAGCAAGGATACAGTACTTAAACTTGGGGTGAAAGAAGGAGATAGGTATACTTTGCAGCGTGTTGATAATTCTAAATTTACAATTAATATGTTGAACAAAGATATGAGTGTAGAAGATAAAGAAAATTATGATATGAGTATCAATGTAAGGAATGTGGATAATGATGGAAATGTAATTTTAAATTACAAGTACAAAAGAATCAACATGGAGTATAATACCTATTCGGGAAATATAGCATATAATTCTGAAAAAAAGGATAGTAATAATCCCTTGAATACAATATATGACAATATAATGAAGCAAGACTGCACAATCACTTTGAATAAAAATGGTAAGGTTTTATATATGCATGGAGTTGACGGCATGATTAATAATTTAGTGCAAAAAGCTAAATTAGATGACAATACAAGGGAAATTACAAGGACATGTTTAAATGAAAATTTCAGTGATGATTCTGTGAAAAAATATATTGAAGATACTATGAATTATACTAATGGAAATAAAATCAAACAGGGTGATAAATGGACAAAAAAATCAAGTCTAAAGAAATCTGTTGATATGAATATTATTAGTAAATATACTTTTAATAGTGAAAAAGATGGCTTAATAAACTTATCTGAAAAAGATACTATTTCATCTGGAGAAAAAGCTAAGAAAATTTATCTTAATGATTTAAAAGCTGAAGTTGATTTAAAAGGTAACGGAAATGGAAAACTTAGCATTGATAAAAAAACAGGTCTTATTCATAATACTCAAATTAAATACGATATAAGCGGATTTATTACATTTTTAGAAGATAGTAATGCAGGAATTTTACAAGACATAAAAGCTCCTGTGAATTTTACGGAGGATGTAAATTATAAAATAACAAAATAA
- a CDS encoding ABC transporter permease, with protein sequence MKAKIVSMLTIKGIVLNWKQIIIVYGVMPLSICFVLGHFFKDVYDSASNFDKVNITIVDNDKSEESKDFKNLFKGKETGQIFNVSSKGDYIITVNKGYGENLKKYKSVEITVDEKKHISDYNEKLIKNIIKDYSEGFCTNNKKAYDAAMITKTFKNNVVKGDRTLSAYEIEASSLIGYMIIVILMGCTKSHDIDRKTGVFKRLVSTPIKKEGLFNINVLIYFVYSFCLGAVYILAFIVSGVAFTNVNLINWILILVGQSMFCAAVSGFCNVFFNKIYSQLILTLLLVVETILGGGFIPLKEVNNTIYLAMAKYSPLSFISSAYKNAIMFNSFQAISADLFIMIVVSTVFYLVSLVKVKTSWEE encoded by the coding sequence ATGAAAGCTAAAATTGTGAGTATGCTCACTATTAAAGGAATTGTTTTAAACTGGAAGCAGATTATCATTGTATACGGAGTAATGCCACTTTCAATATGTTTTGTACTGGGGCATTTTTTTAAAGATGTTTATGACAGTGCATCAAATTTTGATAAGGTAAATATTACTATAGTTGATAATGACAAAAGTGAAGAATCTAAGGATTTTAAAAATTTATTTAAAGGTAAAGAAACTGGACAGATTTTTAATGTTTCATCAAAAGGTGATTATATTATAACTGTAAATAAGGGATATGGTGAAAATTTAAAAAAATATAAGTCAGTAGAAATAACGGTTGATGAAAAGAAGCATATTTCAGATTATAATGAGAAGCTAATTAAAAATATAATAAAAGACTATAGTGAAGGATTTTGCACAAATAATAAAAAAGCATATGATGCTGCTATGATTACTAAAACATTTAAAAACAACGTGGTTAAGGGAGATAGAACATTATCTGCATATGAAATTGAAGCATCATCTTTAATAGGTTATATGATAATAGTTATACTTATGGGTTGTACTAAATCTCATGATATTGATAGAAAAACGGGAGTTTTTAAAAGATTAGTATCTACGCCTATAAAAAAAGAAGGTTTATTCAATATAAATGTTTTAATATATTTTGTATATAGTTTCTGTTTAGGAGCAGTTTATATATTGGCTTTTATAGTTTCGGGTGTTGCCTTTACAAACGTTAATTTAATTAATTGGATTTTAATATTAGTAGGGCAGAGTATGTTCTGCGCAGCAGTTTCTGGATTTTGCAATGTATTTTTTAATAAAATATATTCTCAGCTAATTCTCACATTGCTGCTAGTTGTTGAGACTATTTTGGGAGGAGGATTTATACCTTTAAAAGAAGTCAATAATACTATTTATTTGGCCATGGCAAAATATTCTCCTTTAAGCTTTATATCAAGTGCATATAAAAATGCTATTATGTTCAATTCATTTCAGGCTATCAGTGCGGATTTGTTTATTATGATTGTTGTGTCAACTGTATTTTATCTTGTTTCATTAGTAAAAGTTAAAACATCATGGGAGGAATAA
- the trhA gene encoding PAQR family membrane homeostasis protein TrhA, translated as MLSKLKDPVSGLTHLAGAVLSVIALIFMIYHSISLNSKTSIVASLVFGFSLILLYSASASYHLINVSKKITAVLRRIDHMMIFVLIAGTYTPICLITLTGKTGNIILFSIWAVAILGIVLKLVWFNAPRWLYTLFYIAMGWLVVFAFAPISKIMALPGIVFMVLGGIVYSLGGVIYALKWPIRNGKYFGFHEIFHIFVMAGSAFHFIMIYSYVL; from the coding sequence ATGTTATCAAAATTAAAGGATCCCGTAAGTGGATTAACTCATTTGGCAGGTGCAGTGTTATCAGTTATTGCACTTATATTTATGATTTATCATTCTATAAGCTTAAATAGTAAAACTAGCATTGTTGCTTCTTTAGTTTTTGGTTTTAGCTTAATACTTTTATATTCAGCTAGTGCTTCGTATCATCTAATAAACGTATCTAAAAAAATCACAGCTGTTTTAAGAAGGATAGACCATATGATGATATTTGTTTTAATAGCTGGAACATATACGCCTATATGTTTAATAACGTTAACAGGTAAAACCGGAAATATCATATTATTTTCAATATGGGCAGTTGCTATACTTGGAATAGTACTAAAACTTGTTTGGTTCAATGCTCCAAGGTGGTTATACACTTTATTTTATATAGCTATGGGGTGGCTAGTTGTGTTTGCATTTGCACCTATAAGCAAAATTATGGCGCTCCCTGGAATTGTATTTATGGTTCTAGGAGGAATTGTTTATAGTTTAGGTGGAGTAATATATGCATTAAAATGGCCTATTAGAAACGGAAAATATTTTGGATTTCATGAAATTTTTCATATATTTGTTATGGCAGGAAGTGCTTTTCACTTTATTATGATATACAGTTACGTTCTTTAA
- a CDS encoding DUF1836 domain-containing protein, translated as MDNEILELAKQILNCSEIKNHEIPDINLYMDQVTSFMDSKLKNLKRNENDIILTKTMINNYTKNKLITPPVKKRYSKENLMMLIFIYHLKQSLSISDIGSLMNFIVDDAKSTNLNELYNDFVDIEKNTSASFIENLTSKINFIKETTDKNHDKSEKLFLLVIELILSANIEKRMAEKIIDTYFQNDDEK; from the coding sequence ATGGATAATGAAATTTTAGAACTAGCAAAGCAAATACTTAATTGTAGTGAAATTAAAAACCACGAAATTCCAGATATAAATTTATATATGGATCAAGTTACATCCTTTATGGATAGCAAACTTAAAAATCTTAAAAGAAATGAAAATGATATAATTTTAACCAAAACCATGATAAATAACTACACTAAAAATAAACTTATTACGCCACCAGTAAAAAAGAGATACAGCAAAGAAAATTTAATGATGCTTATATTTATATACCATCTAAAACAATCTCTTTCTATTAGCGACATAGGTAGCTTAATGAATTTTATAGTTGATGACGCTAAAAGCACTAATCTTAACGAACTGTACAATGATTTTGTTGATATTGAAAAAAATACTTCTGCTTCATTTATTGAAAATTTAACCTCCAAAATAAATTTCATAAAAGAAACAACTGATAAAAATCATGATAAAAGTGAAAAACTTTTTTTATTAGTAATTGAATTGATTCTGAGTGCTAATATAGAAAAAAGAATGGCAGAAAAAATAATCGATACTTATTTCCAAAATGATGATGAGAAGTAA
- a CDS encoding DMT family transporter, with the protein MLKENISQEIYFRRRGRIFAMVAASLWGISGTSAQYLFQSEGFSPEWLVVIRLLVSGICLLFFTHTILKNNIFKIFSTKHDIFSIIVFSFIGMLGVQYTYFITIKYSNAATATILQYLSPVVIALFLIFRFRKLPTPQECMAILLALMGTFLIITNGNMSSLIVSKITLFWGIISAVAAAFNTLLPRRILAKWGSNVVTGWGMLLGGIFMSFIHSPFNFVGKLSVSAVVLVAVVIVLGTLIPFMLYMDSLKHIKPTEASVLGAFEPLSAAFLSLIFLNTTFTIFQGIGTMCIIMTTVILSKGSNSALEH; encoded by the coding sequence ATGCTAAAAGAAAATATATCACAAGAAATTTATTTTAGAAGAAGAGGCAGAATATTTGCCATGGTGGCTGCTAGTCTATGGGGGATATCTGGGACGTCAGCTCAATATTTGTTTCAAAGTGAAGGGTTTAGTCCTGAGTGGCTTGTCGTAATTAGATTACTGGTATCAGGAATTTGTCTTCTCTTTTTCACACATACAATATTAAAAAATAACATATTTAAAATATTTAGTACTAAACATGACATATTTAGTATTATAGTTTTTAGTTTTATAGGTATGCTTGGAGTGCAATATACATATTTTATTACAATTAAATACAGTAATGCGGCTACAGCTACAATACTTCAATATTTATCACCGGTAGTAATTGCTTTATTTTTAATATTTCGCTTTCGAAAATTGCCAACACCCCAGGAATGTATGGCTATTTTATTAGCACTCATGGGTACATTTTTAATAATTACTAATGGAAATATGAGCTCACTTATTGTTTCAAAAATCACACTCTTTTGGGGAATTATATCGGCAGTTGCAGCTGCGTTTAATACACTTTTGCCAAGACGTATTTTAGCAAAATGGGGTTCTAATGTTGTTACAGGTTGGGGAATGCTATTAGGTGGTATTTTTATGTCTTTTATTCATAGTCCATTTAATTTTGTGGGCAAGCTATCTGTAAGTGCTGTTGTTTTAGTTGCTGTAGTAATTGTTTTGGGAACTTTAATTCCGTTTATGCTTTATATGGATAGTTTGAAACATATAAAACCAACTGAGGCAAGTGTACTTGGAGCTTTTGAACCTTTATCAGCTGCATTTCTGTCATTGATATTTTTAAATACAACATTTACTATTTTTCAAGGGATAGGAACTATGTGTATTATAATGACTACAGTAATTCTTTCTAAGGGAAGTAACAGTGCTTTGGAACATTAA
- a CDS encoding MarR family winged helix-turn-helix transcriptional regulator translates to MEDQQISELLNDIFSVTPVFAKAIIKIFDDIVIDDNLSKAHIKVLFVLDKYKKITITDLGKVLYAHKPNVTCWVDRLVKSDLAKRIYDKNDRRIIYISLTDNGNEIIKNYEKCLKDLFSRKLYKLNDDDLKLLMQTLNNMKMLLNKLNTF, encoded by the coding sequence ATGGAAGATCAACAAATTAGTGAATTGCTAAATGATATTTTTTCAGTTACCCCTGTATTTGCGAAAGCAATTATAAAAATTTTTGATGATATTGTTATTGATGATAATTTATCTAAAGCTCATATTAAAGTTTTATTTGTTTTAGATAAATATAAAAAAATTACTATTACCGATTTGGGAAAAGTACTTTATGCACATAAGCCTAATGTTACATGTTGGGTGGATAGGTTAGTTAAGAGTGATTTGGCAAAGAGAATATATGATAAAAATGATAGAAGAATTATATATATATCACTCACAGATAATGGAAATGAAATTATTAAGAATTATGAAAAGTGCTTAAAGGATTTATTTAGCAGAAAACTTTATAAATTAAATGATGATGATTTAAAGTTACTCATGCAAACATTAAATAATATGAAAATGTTATTAAATAAATTAAATACATTTTAA
- a CDS encoding glucosaminidase domain-containing protein, whose amino-acid sequence MESFVKELENTEVLSIKDIIKIKSYIYKKYTNFSNAQKAKILSNTVHQVLDKNIKGLSTEHSNAIEKNLLKSLIVDKKASIKLSDIFNTYISFKDNSTDYSESLLNWLNLHTKCEISKAQLEETFNLNFTEEASVITSPSQEVTDYNDMTHAAPSSKNFKLISILLSLCLVVISSACFIKFKTSTNSSSLGNAKSKNISAQIKSTKYSKKEELNLPNEFKYREINSEATKKYLNSKNSLLASEPYFSKIINACKDRNLNPLVLFAIAGQEQAFVPKDNPDSKKIANNPFNVYHSWKEYNTNIEDSSKIAAKTVISLCSNLPKDKEPFHWINKNYAEDKNWADGVQSIFNQLQKIN is encoded by the coding sequence ATGGAATCCTTTGTAAAAGAACTTGAAAATACAGAAGTGCTTTCAATTAAAGATATAATTAAAATAAAAAGTTATATCTATAAAAAGTATACCAATTTTTCCAATGCTCAAAAAGCCAAGATTCTATCAAACACAGTACACCAAGTACTGGACAAAAATATCAAAGGATTAAGCACTGAACATTCCAATGCTATAGAAAAAAATCTTTTAAAATCTTTAATAGTAGACAAGAAAGCATCAATAAAATTAAGCGATATATTCAATACTTATATTTCATTTAAAGATAACTCAACTGATTATTCTGAAAGCCTTTTGAATTGGCTTAACCTTCACACAAAATGCGAGATTTCAAAAGCACAGTTAGAAGAAACTTTTAATCTTAATTTTACCGAAGAAGCAAGTGTTATAACTTCTCCATCACAAGAAGTAACTGACTATAACGATATGACCCATGCTGCTCCTTCTAGTAAAAATTTCAAACTGATATCTATATTGTTATCTCTATGCCTAGTTGTAATATCTTCAGCTTGCTTTATCAAATTTAAAACTTCTACAAACAGCTCATCACTAGGAAATGCAAAATCTAAAAATATAAGTGCACAAATTAAATCAACTAAATATTCAAAAAAAGAAGAATTAAATCTTCCTAATGAATTTAAATATAGAGAAATAAATTCAGAAGCAACTAAAAAATATTTGAATAGCAAAAACTCATTATTAGCCTCTGAACCTTATTTTTCAAAAATAATTAATGCATGCAAAGACCGCAATTTAAACCCCTTAGTATTATTTGCAATAGCCGGTCAAGAACAAGCCTTTGTACCAAAGGATAATCCAGACTCTAAAAAAATAGCAAATAATCCTTTCAACGTTTATCATAGCTGGAAAGAATATAATACAAATATAGAAGATTCATCAAAAATAGCTGCAAAAACTGTAATCAGCTTATGCAGCAACTTGCCTAAAGATAAAGAACCTTTCCACTGGATAAATAAAAATTATGCAGAAGATAAAAATTGGGCAGATGGTGTCCAAAGCATATTCAATCAGCTGCAAAAGATCAATTAA